A region of the Arctopsyche grandis isolate Sample6627 chromosome 10, ASM5162203v2, whole genome shotgun sequence genome:
aaggataagatcacaaaaaaaatgaggccaaaagttcccataatgagttatttacgaccgtgacaaatttacccaaacgcatctcgagaggggtggcgtaatattctgctCAGGGACTGTAGATCATTGGATACTCGGACATTTTTTCGGCATTTTGAAAGGCCAAGTTGATAGATAATCCGCGAATTATCGAGGCACTGTAAAGTCGCTATAGGTAATGTAAAGGAACTGGTAAAGCCTGTAGAGTCACTattatctaaatttaatttgaaataaacaaattaaatggtaaaatttgtaccattacatatttatttctaaatcaattgaaaaaactTTCAAATAATGCTTAAATTTTTAATCGAACCTTGtttattacacacacacacacacacgaagaTATTCGCgtatatgaaacaaataaaaaggaAGATATTCCCCTACGCTGAAATAAATGCATATTACGACGCTTATTCCCCAAAGTGAAAAATTCTGATGGAAAATTCACCCACTCTCCCTTCGTCGAAATTTCATTGTGATTGATTTCCGTTCTTGATAAGCCaaagtgaaatatttataaaatcgtcTATTACTTCAAGGGGTATCgcaaatttgaataattcacATTCACAGAACGCGGGAGACATACATACGCCAGAATCATCATACAAAAACACGcataatttcacaaaaaaaaataaaaatcacaacaGAAACGCATGACGACGACGAGGAATAGAGAGAgcgaatcattttttttttcgcctcCTTTTTTTCCGGACCGATGGAGCCTGGAGCGATACGCCGAAACTAAGGCTAGACACACGATACATTTTTCAGGCTTTTCAGTATTATTACGATCATTATTCAAAGCGCCGCGAGTGCCCCGAACACGGAAAAACACTCGATAATCTGCCCGCGAGGCCGCGAATAATAAAATCGCGAAACACTCGCAACCGAATCCGGGAACATTCGCTAGCGTGTAAAATTTAGTGCAAGGCCGTTTACGATCAGCGCTTCCCAACAATTTAAAagcgacaaaaaaaaacacacgcaAGCCGATACGAAAACGACCGATAAAAAGGAAGAACGCGGAGAAAGACGACAGATCGAAAAACCGTCAGACCGGAAAATACCCATGCAATTTTAACGAGCATTAATTTTGCATTAAATCAAGCAGTtccgatttttaatttttttttcaatacgacAAATCTGATGCCAATTCATATCAGAATCTAATAGTTTAATGCGACTAATgtacacaaaaaataatattataaaacatcgcatttttataataaattttccgGCAACTCCGCTCATTTTTCACTACAAGAGGGCAACTTCGTTATTTCGAATTGATCTTGCGTAAATTTTCACATAAATAAGTTAAGATGTTTCCaaccttattattatttttaaatgtgcgCTGAAAAATATTCTATCGTAGTTTCTACGTATGATACGGTTATTTTTTGCGAAAAGCATACATCCGAACTCGTCATACGATACTGTTGTTTTCTCATAAGAATAACCGGATCAAAAGCTACAATGTTACACAAATATTCAATTGGAATCACATGACAAAACAAACAAGCACTGACTTTTTGTCTGAACAAATTCAGGAAAAATATACAGTAAATCGATATTTTTCTAGAAATTTCCGTATTTATTCAACGAACCAAacgaaatatcatattatataaaatacacaaatataagaaatatttaataatcagaaattaattaaatagataAACTCCATGTTACATTCTTTATATTATGATAAGATCACACATGTTAACTGTACATAGTGTACAAGCTGTTGAATAattctaaatattaaaatcaagcTTTCTTAATTATATTTCTGGAATAGCCCcttgtgttattttatttttacgaaaaaaaagtcgagattaatatttcaatttaattaatactatatacattgtacacaattacatacatatatatattgtacattacaagtatagtaaatattttgttcagtgataattaaacataagaAAGGAAGATATTCACATAGAGACAGACAAATCGGCAGATAAGTAtctagaaatatgtatatctatcttAGCGAATTCTTAAAGATCGGAAACCTGTCTGTCAACAGATAACTGTTTTATCCACTATACTATAAAATCGGTCGGGTGATCCTATTTAAGGTCGTTTTCAACCGTAAAAAAGTAATAGAccggaatatttttatatacaaacataaagaGATACATATTAGGGATTTAAAAACCGTTACAACCGAAACCGGTTCTACCGGATTTGAGCAAAATTCGACCTACGGTTCTACCGGTAGTAgcgaaatatcatttttttatttgaatcctattgaatttagaagaaaacACTGTACCGGCtagtttgtatggattagtCGAAGAATGAGTCACAACTCGACATCatttttgacctgctattcaaaggagccgccaagtttataataaatttaaaattaaagatgAAGAATGCCGAAAATATCGTATTTTCCGACTAAGTACTttccgaatatacatatatattgatatataaattataactaACATTTAACAATGAGCATTAACAAAAGCCTTGTCACCTACCTATTTTTTTGGTaaacctgttttttttttattgaaaattatctgaatacatacatatataggtactatAATATTCAAAACCTTAAGCCATCCcttccacaaaaaaaatatctaaagcAAGGAGCACGCAAAAAtgcatttactttttttttgacactCACTGATCGGTAATTCGCGTGTTGTAGAAGGACTCaacatattattttgaaattaatgatTAACCGACaattaatcaaattatattttaatagaaattaagttttataagacaaattgcttaaataaatcaataccggtATTGACAAATGtcagtatttttcaaatgtctCAAACAAGATTATTTCTTGTTCAATACAAAATCTAGAAACTTTTCACTCGTAGGCTCTGTCGTAGAATACCAAGCTACGATAAATATCGTTGCCAGCACTCTACAAGAGATTTGCCTATGGAAAAATCCCACATTTACCCATTTTCATCAAAAATGAgttatgtatatgataaaaaaaaataaacacatcattaaaaaaaaaattaaaatagagcAGTCGAAATTGATCAAGTCGCAATCGTAGAATACTGAATCGTTTCAGTGACGTCAGTGATCATTGTCGGTACAACGATACCAGGTGTATATTTTATAGCCATTGCGAATTGAATGAGAATCACAATAAATGTGGTCACTGCCGCAACAACCTTCAAATtgaataagtttatttttgacTATCCATCATTATCGCATATACGAAACATATCATTCAGTGCGAAAATGTGCATagaatctgattttttttttgtcaaatacaacgatatatctatttaaattgGTTTGAACCATTTTCGCACGGaatggaaatatacatatgaacaactTACGTTATATATAAGAGAATAATCGATGGGAAACATTCCGCAAGCCGTTATTTGAACGTTCTTGTGCAATATTTGGTTAGAAAAATGCAAAATctaaaattcaaatacatacaacCGAATGAAAAGAGCGTGTTATCGTATTTTACAccaaacacatatttatattaaaaaatcgaaGGCAAATAAAAAGGCGCAATTCACAcgaaaaatgattatttatatgccgataaataattcttaaagaaaacaaatattGAAAGTTGATAAAATGTACACGGGTAAGCGTTTAATGTTTAATCTAGACGTTATCATAAAGTATTATCTGTCTGGCTCCATAAGTTaagtataaataatacattggtGCCGTGTGAAATTTGGAaggcaaatataaattttcagttgttaaatgttacataatattatacctatatacactTAAAATGATAGGTATCTGAAGTGATTTTATTTGTACAGAAATACtcgtaaaaacatttttatgattaaaatcAACGTGTGCTTCAATTTTACGCCTTTTCATTTTCCTTGCAATAAAATGGATACATCCTCATCTTTTTATttccattcactgctggatgtaCTTGTAAGCATACCGAATCCTCTTTCAATTGCACAAGCTTCATCCGCAGTGTGATCCACCCATTTTCTTTAGTTCCACATTCAAACGATCTCTTAGATACCATTTAAGCACTTATTTTATCCATTTGTATAATTAAATCTGCCACTGTCTTTCTTTTCCGAGCATTCATCTTTCATACTTACGTCatcaattaaattcaaatgttaGATTCAAAATCTGTGTCCTTCTCCCAAAACCAAACCACTTGATGTAAATTAGCATTTCATAAACAagtgtacaatattatatataaatacctcATTTTTGATGTTGTCATTCAAAGAATACATCGAAATCTTATGCAATATTTCTCCGGTGCGTTTAGCCTagaaaaacaaaagaatttttttatttcaataaaaatttaaactttgaATTGTATTATCTGTTAACAATTGTAATCGATGCCACTGACCTCGAATTGGACCAGCGTGCAGTGCTTAGCGAGATAATATATCTTTGTGAATGCCTCCCCGCCGATGGTCAAAGGCAAAAATATTCCCAGAGGATTGGTGTTTGCTGTGGAATTTTCCACATCTCTTGAATATCCGAAGCAGGCCAAATAAAGCATGACGAAAATGTTGACGAAACAACCCAATATATTGGCCACAGTCTGGAGCGAGACCATACTGTTCAAATCCGAGCACAAATCGCACAGGAAAAAGTGCAGCTCCCTGCAGTGCACCAGCTTGGTGCACCCGGAAGTCTTGAAAAGTGGGCCGGAATTCTTCGGATTGACTTTCGAAGGCAAAAATCTATAGCTCAAATCGGCGACCGCATCCATCTCCATATTGAGCAGCAGCTCGTTCAAGGAGCGAAACCTCACCGTCAGACCATACAGCAAGGCCAATTCTTCAACGAAAGCCACCAATACGATCTTATGCGGATGATAAGTGACGAACCAATTCCGGAAACATTTCAATGTGCCATTTTCGCAATTCCAAATCACGTAATACGAAAAGTAAAACGTCCAAAACAACATCACGACTATCATTTCGCTGATGGAGAAATTCCTACTCAACTTATTGTCGACGCTCTTTCCGAACATTTTAAACTTGTGATCGAAACTCTCCATGGACAGCTTCAGACTCATCAATCGATTCGTATTCTTGATGCTCCACACTATAGTGACCACCATGCTCAAGGCTCCGACGATCGTGAACATCATATCCAATCCGAAGTCCAAAATCGACACTTTCACATTCATTGCGAACGATATCGTCTTGCAGAACATGGTCAGGTGGGTCACGTGCAACCAAAGTGCATACACGAGCCAAAGGATGCTGTAGTTATTGCGAACGCGCCACAGAGTCTTCTTAGAGTGGCTCACCTTGTTGTGAAACATAGCTCCAATATTCAAACCGAAGATGCGCTTCAGATAAGACAAGATCTTGATAGAATCGACGAATCCCATTCTGTTTATTTGTTTGTGTAACAAGATGAATAAAGTATTTTTACGTTGTTGCCGACTAGGATGAAATCATTTTTCAGCAATTCGCGTTTTCGCTACGACCGTCATAAATCACGCAGATAGTTCGGCGCAACAGTCGACGCTACCCATTTTCCGATTGAAAACTGAAAACGTTTCCGCGCCCCAGTCGTATATTTTCCTCGGATTTGGTTGacgaaaatatttacaacgTGAATCGTATTATTCGCGTCAATCAAAACATCGCAAGAAGTCATTACAGTGCGACAAATCACCGTTCGCGACCGACAATTTCgacagaaaaaataaataacatccaACAATAGCAATTACAGATGTGGAAAAACGTGTCAAATCACCCCGAGAGAATTTataatgtttcattttttttttcttagtcACTAACACACGCCTCGAACGATAAGTATACAATGAAAAATGGACGTGGAAAAGTTTCGTCCTTGAGAAAATAAGTTTCAGCAGGGGAGTGAATGGTTGATGACTACCCAAAAGTCGTCACGGATGGTACACAAAATGATTAAcccataatattatatgacagcttGACACGTAACGCAAACAAGAAGcagggaaaatatttttcttgtcAACAGTTAGTCGATTATTATTATACCTGTTTTTATGGCATTACCAACACTACCCACTTGCTCAAACCAAACAAACACTAACATCTCAAAAGAACATGAATATAACTAAGCCTTAATTTCAGACGAAGCATAGAATCTTAATTATAAACACTTAACACAAGCATACAatgacataataaaaatatcatattacaaaacaaaaataatttgacGAACATAAAAAAAGTTCTAATTTCAGTATTGAATGGCACGCTATAAAAACATTTACTTCTCAGACTACACTACTgagtaattaaaaacaatgtgtaaattatacaaattcaagCAATATTCTAATGCATGtcgatatttacatatttaaatttcaatcgaCAAAAATATGCAAAACGTCTAAAATGGCGGCTTCATTCGTTACGACTGAGTatcgtattgtattatatgtatatgaacatataatacatgcaaatttacaatatttataatacaataattatataaaacgaGCACGTTATGATATTCGCATGTTTACTGAACGCTGTCGTATTTATCGGTGAAATCGTTCATTGCTGTTGAAACTATAGTGGATGGTGCATATTTTATAGCCATGGCGAATTGAATCAAGATAACAATAAAAGTCGTCACTGCAGCTATTaccttaaaaacaaaaatcatcagttatattttcaatatatacgtacatacatatatcggttatattttcaatatatgtaatacgataTTGCTGATAATATTTACATCAtacgaatatacataaaaaGGCACACATACGTTGTATAAGAGCGAAAAATCTATAGGGAACATTCCACACGCCGTTATATTGACATTCTTGAACAACAGTTGATGCGAAAAATGCAAAATCTAcaacatttaatatattataaaataatattatacaatcataatatatattttacattttcaaatCGTTATCGAAACGTACCTCATTTTTGATGCTGTCGTTTAACGAATACATGGATATTTTGTGAAGAATTTCTCCTGTCCTTTTAGCCTGAAATATTACAAAAGATTAATCAAAATtgccaattttaaattaatattaaatattaattaatttataaactgTCAAGATATTTGATAATGCTCGCGATATATTATATCCAATCACCAATAAAAATCGAATGAAACACCGCAAAGAAAAACACGAATGcattttttggttttttctatgtatgaattttttgaAGTCTGTTTCTTTCGTGTTCGCATTTTACTGTGCGGTTTTATCATAGGAACATTTCCAGAGCCGCACTAATAATGTAACAATATATGCATAGTCAAATCATATCGAAATTGTGTTAATTAATTaccaaaaatttgtattttacaatagaaatatggatttttttgaataatatttcaatcaaacaagCAATTTcgattgtaattaatttatttatcgttcaaatatttcaatctaGAATTTACTGTCTTGATAAAATAGAGCTCGATTGCGAAAATTTAAGCTTTTTTCGTAACTTAAGAAGATATTTTTATGCGTGGGATACAGATCTTATTATACACTGTACATACACGCTGCTTATATCCCACCCACTCTTACTAAGAAAAACACTCGAAATGTGTCTTAATCTAACCATAGTTATTTTTATTCCTCGCCATAGTAACGGCAAGCATGTAATTCTATCCGAGATCTAATAAGcagtttgtttttgtttcattACAACGCGAATAAAGCTAATTCGATTTCAATTTCTTCGAGACATAAAGTTGTAAAGCTACATATGTCTCCACTTGTTCATTTTTCGTGCGACTTAAAGCGCAAGCGCTTATAGGACGTAGTGGATGCGCGAAAGCATGCACTTTAGAGTTGAACGGACACGTCTTGACAGATTGCGCGGGAAGCGCACGCACTCCCGAGCAGATCAGCTATGTCTCCACTTAGTCGTTTTCGCCTTCAACGTtcgctttcaattttcatttcaacattcaACATAATGCATGCCTTGCGGCGTATACGTAGACGCACGTAATCAACCGTCCACACGTGTTCAATACCGAAGGTCAATAGGCAAATAGTATGGGAGAAAAACCCACAGCGGACAGAAATGAAATAGATAAATGTCTCTAGTTTATAAGCGTAAGGGTCGCTTTCTTGTGGGTTGTGGGAATATTGAAAAACGAgcgaaaaaatattgcaacgagCGAGACGCGACCCTATACCTGCGTGTGAGAGAGAGGGAGCGAACGTATACCTGCCGGGTACGTAAATCAACATCACGCGGGACGTACATCAACTCGCCAAAACCCTTAACTTACTAAAGTTTTGTAAGCGTCGAAGGGTAGCTACCCGTGGAgaaaaaaccaaaacaaacccggaagaaaaaaaatctgagtaTGGCTGCTTTAGTAGCTATTGAACAGAACgacaacttatatttaatagtagtattcgatttttttaataaatatatttttggttcaaactttgttctcccatggattctaaataaaataaccatataTAATGTTAAGTGAATTTATACTCTTTCATTTCATATCATTTTCATTCATGTCCGCGACCGGGTCGGATTGCGCCCAATGACCTTTTGAtaactttttataaaaattattatttcctcCGATTTGAGTGTGTGACGTAACATGACGCACAAAAAGTTGCAAGAATACCCGACCGGCTTCGGAGTTGAAATTTTGGGAACAAAACACAATATGAAGTTTGTGTTTTGTTTAAGTGTCATCGTTTAAGTGTCTTAAAATTAAGTGTCTTCGTTCATATTATTCtaaagagaaaacaaaaagagtGGCGCTGGCACTGATGAAACAAGGTAAATTTTCAAGCAACGGTATTGAACAAGTGTGGACAGTTGATAGCATGCGCTACGCATATGACGAAAGGCATGCATCATGTTGAAtgttgtaatgaaattaaaaagcgaactTTGAAGACAAAAACGACTAAATGGAAacatatattatgaataatTGTTGTCGCAACATTTTTCTTAGCGGAAcacgtgagtgagaagtatgacaaggttagtggacatagtggatagagtaaagggATTGACatggcaatgggcaggccacgtggctagaaaaatggacgaaaggtggacaaaataagggcttaaatggtatccgagagaatacaaaagggtaaaaggaagaccacagggaagatagatagacgaaattaggaaaatgtatagggtgagatggatgagagttgcgcaaaacagagacgagtggaagcgtgttataGAGGCCCTCATCCAgcaatggctgtagatgatgataatgaaaTGCCGATTACTTACACCACCCACTGCTAATTGCAATGCGGtgagattaacaaaaaaaacgCTCAATGAAATTTAAGCCAAATGCGTATATTAATTACTCGGTGGTAATTTTgcctttttataaatacataaaataactaTTTCACAGCGAGGAATACAAATAACATCGAGTACTCTAAGCTAACTCCGATAGGTAATCATTAGATTAGATAAAATGAATTTTGCCCTCGAATTCACCGAAAAACATATCAAACAAACATACTCAAGTGgacataaaattttgaaaaaaacacATTCGAGGTCATGCGTGCTATTCAAAATGGCGCGTTCCGTACATTTCCTATTAGTTTCGTATAAGAACGTTTAGTAGTGATTGGATTCCGAATTTAAGTGCAATAGAATCGTGGAAATCGACACATTGCTCTCATTGTGCGGTTAATTTtagaaatacgtacatatagggCGACTTTACACGAAAGCAAGTTACACGAAAGCAACTCAAACAAGTTACGTCACCtgataaaaaatagataaagtaaaaatcatgcAGCTGCATTTGCGGTATCTGCCACGTGTTTGAGTCCGATGTTCAGATACAACCACACCGACAAAAATAATCGGCGCCCATATCAAATATCCaatatcattataaaaaaacattatttcatttaatttgacGGTGAgaaaaatcatcaatttttATTGATCAGTCAAGTTGTTCCGATCAATCAGTAATCGCGTATTTTTATGATCATAACAAAGGGTAAactgattattccgcaaaaaccAATCTCGCGCGAGTCACTAagatctcgatcacggaacatctgacactcgagttctcgttagtacaatatatcGCGTGGGTAGCTTTCGTTTGATGGAgattttgggtgccagatgttccgtgttcgaggttttagtgacttgcgcgagatcggttTTTGcgtaataatcaccgaaccataacgATGCTTGTCTATAATACGATTCGAAATCCAGTTTTTGcctgcatatgtataatatgtacatccaaGTTAAATGAAACGTTCAAGTAAAATCGCCCTTATTTGTATAAAGTTATGAAATAGTAATGAGCTACAGTCCTAGCAATATATATTGATGCACAAAATGTTATCGCATTATTCCTACTAGCTTCTTGCGTCAAACTttcaaaaataacataaaaagttATGTATACAGTGCAAATActgtaagggcgaaatcacacagggaagaacggcacgtcgtgtgcgtGTCTCCtcgctgtgggtggtctcctacatttcttcaaatatgggatacaccgttatcgatcactgtcaagcaaggataaatacaaggatacgattttaccgaaaacactccagagggtcattttggggcggggTGTGCTGGGCGTTCCGTGaatgtgcaaggcacggcccatttttttcgcatgtttaaaagtatctaaaaaaaaaccacgtgccacgtgcatcgctgtgtgttttcgccctaatacaTTTCGGTATGCATAGATCTGCGAAAAGGATTCAAcccacatttttaatattttcaaaaaatcaaaccaattgtataatataagtagGTACCTATGAAGGAAATCACGCAACGCGCCATCCATTGGACGTGATGTTCGTCAAGACATATAGTGGGTTAGGTCGTTTTCGCAGAACTACACCCATTCATTTTAAGTTATATGGTTATATACCTCAGACTGAACCGAATCGCAGTACTTCGCAAGGTAAAATATTTTGAGGAGAGCTTCTCCGCCGACGAATACAGGTAAAAATATCCCCAAGGTGTCGTAATTGATGCCGGAATTCTCCGCATCTCTCGTGTAGCCAAAACAGGCCAGGTACAACATGACGAAAATGTTGACAAAACAATCCAAAATATTGAAAACGGTCTGAAGCGAGAGCATGTCGTTCAAGTCGTAGCACAGCTCGCAGAGCAAAAAGTGCAGCTGCCTGCAGTGCACCAATTTGACGCATCCGAAACTCCTGTGCTGGGTTGAAGCAATTCTTGATTTGGTGCTCAAATCCACCACAACGTCCATCTCCAGATTCAGCAGCATCTCATTCAAACAACGAAATCTAACAGCCAACCCGTACAGCAGAGCTATCTCCTCCGCGAAAGCGACTAACAAGACTTTGTGCGGATGGTAGTTGACGAACCAATTGACGAAACacttgaaagttccatagtcACAGCTCCAAAAGACGTAATAAACGAAGAAGCTGGTCCAGAAGAGAAATATAACGACAGCTTCGCATATTGTAAAGTCTCTGAT
Encoded here:
- the LOC143917825 gene encoding uncharacterized protein LOC143917825 isoform X1, which encodes MGFVDSIKILSYLKRIFGLNIGAMFHNKVSHSKKTLWRVRNNYSILWLVYALWLHVTHLTMFCKTISFAMNVKVSILDFGLDMMFTIVGALSMVVTIVWSIKNTNRLMSLKLSMESFDHKFKMFGKSVDNKLSRNFSISEMIVVMLFWTFYFSYYVIWNCENGTLKCFRNWFVTYHPHKIVLVAFVEELALLYGLTVRFRSLNELLLNMEMDAVADLSYRFLPSKVNPKNSGPLFKTSGCTKLVHCRELHFFLCDLCSDLNSMVSLQTVANILGCFVNIFVMLYLACFGYSRDVENSTANTNPLGIFLPLTIGGEAFTKIYYLAKHCTLVQFEAKRTGEILHKISMYSLNDNIKNEILHFSNQILHKNVQITACGMFPIDYSLIYNVVAAVTTFIVILIQFAMAIKYTPGIVVPTMITDVTETIQYSTIAT
- the LOC143917825 gene encoding uncharacterized protein LOC143917825 isoform X2, with product MGFVDSIKILSYLKRIFGLNIGAMFHNKVSHSKKTLWRVRNNYSILWLVYALWLHVTHLTMFCKTISFAMNVKVSILDFGLDMMFTIVGALSMVVTIVWSIKNTNRLMSLKLSMESFDHKFKMFGKSVDNKLSRNFSISEMIVVMLFWTFYFSYYVIWNCENGTLKCFRNWFVTYHPHKIVLVAFVEELALLYGLTVRFRSLNELLLNMEMDAVADLSYRFLPSKVNPKNSGPLFKTSGCTKLVHCRELHFFLCDLCSDLNSMVSLQTVANILGCFVNIFVMLYLACFGYSRDVENSTANTNPLGIFLPLTIGGEAFTKIYYLAKHCTLVQFEAKRTGEILHKISMYSLNDNIKNEVVAAVTTFIVILIQFAMAIKYTPGIVVPTMITDVTETIQYSTIAT
- the LOC143917824 gene encoding uncharacterized protein LOC143917824, which encodes MSEEEKIKKGKKRGGFNRKMENVESLCGSVLAERFDLRRDEERKVPNVRYMSVDFHHVPRMTGFCDSVDILSLMKRVFGLNVVRNEADVRQKCSFHILKHCSIPWLVYALFMHTLHLATFSSTVSFGTTYKVSVLDFGLSVMFTLVGVLSMLVTIIWSLKNTTRLRKLKTGIVGFDQKFKMLGSNVDNNLIRDFTICEAVVIFLFWTSFFVYYVFWSCDYGTFKCFVNWFVNYHPHKVLLVAFAEEIALLYGLAVRFRCLNEMLLNLEMDVVVDLSTKSRIASTQHRSFGCVKLVHCRQLHFLLCELCYDLNDMLSLQTVFNILDCFVNIFVMLYLACFGYTRDAENSGINYDTLGIFLPVFVGGEALLKIFYLAKYCDSVQSEAKRTGEILHKISMYSLNDSIKNEILHFSHQLLFKNVNITACGMFPIDFSLLYNVIAAVTTFIVILIQFAMAIKYAPSTIVSTAMNDFTDKYDSVQ